One Bos taurus isolate L1 Dominette 01449 registration number 42190680 breed Hereford chromosome 4, ARS-UCD2.0, whole genome shotgun sequence genomic window, acagctacacacacacatacacacacacacacacacacacacacacagtgtcacTCTCCCTCCTGCTCCTGAACAAGTGAGTAAATTAAGACTGGACAAGCCATCCCAGGAGTGGCTGACCCCTTCCCCAGGCCATCACTTGGTGCCTGCCACTCCAAACAAGTGGATAACTGGAGGCTATTTTGTGACAGCAACTGGGCAAACAAACCTGGAGACCAGCGCAGTGTTTTCCAAAGCTCATTCCACGTGCCTCAggcagcaggaggctggggtcAAAAACATTCCCATGTAGAAGGAAGAATTCTGGCTTTGGGGACAGGAAAGGGTCTTCGGGCTTTAGAGAAACTAAAGGATTAAAAAGATAGCATTAGGGAAAATCAGACTCTGTCAGCAATTgccagatttttattttatcagaaaAGGTAgcgaggaaaagaaaaaagtgggggTCAGCTGAACTTCTCAGTACAAAGTCTTGTTAACAGGAAGGACCAAGATGAAGTGAAATTGTGTTTGCCTGAAAGTCTTTCATAATTGATACCTGGTAAATAATTTAAGGCCATCAGGCTGAGGCAGTGGCTTGCTTCAAGATTTTTCTACTGTTCTCTGCTGTTTCACATAACGGTTGAAATGTAGTTAATGCCAAAGGCAATTATCTTTCCCACCTCCTGTCTTCTGAAGTCCCGTCTCATTTAACCCTATGATAACATGAAATTTCAAGCCGATTTGCTGCAAAGGATGACCCGAATGAGTTTCTGCATAGAGATGGGTTTTGATCTGCTCCCttggtttttttccccagaaaaaagACAGAGACAGCCTCAGCTTCCAGGTGGTGTCGTCTCTGAGACCTCGTGCCAGGCTCTACTTAGAGGGACGTGCCCAGTCTCTGTATGCACTGACATAGGACATGGCAGAGGGCTCTGGGCTCCTGTCACAGAGACTATAGGAGGCAGACTGGGGGAAGAATTTCTGCACATTAAGAAAGGGAACCcaaggatttccctgatggttcagtggttaaaactttgcctttCAATACAGAAGGtgtaagttcgatccctggtcagggagctaatatcccgcatgcctcagggccaaaaagccaaaacacaaAGCAGAAGGAATAACGGAACAAAATCCAAtatgaagacttttaaaaaatggtcccctcaaaaaaaatcttaaagaaaagaaagggaactcATAAATGTGTTAtgtatttttgttgtcatttgtatGTTTGGGATGGAGAAATAAGGAAGGACAGAAGGGTGATTCCCCAAGGGACGGCTGACCCTGCTAAATTGTAAGTAGACTAGAATTTAAGTCATTCAGGAGAGGGAGTTAAGAGAATAAGAATGCTATCAAGGGTTTTCCAGAGCAGAAGCTCCCACTTATTTGTTAAAAACTGGCAAAATGATGGCGAACTCTTATTCCATCAACTGAATTCTGGATATTTATTTTGCAGAATACAAAAAAATTTCTGCAGAATACAGAAAAAGCTGGTGAAAGTTATGCAAGGAAATGTTAACCCTGTTCACCTGAACTAGGGAGATTAGTAGCTGGAGACAACTTTTTATCCTTAGAAAGTTTTGTCTTACTTGCTTGtgttacttttttaaagaatgtattcagatataattgacatatcacATTGTGTGAGTTTTAGAGGGACCACCGTGATGATCTGGTTGCAGGTATATATTGCAAAGCCACGTGTTACTTTTGTAAAATGTAACAATGTGCTTAAAACGGCAAACCTCATGAGGATACTCTGCTCTTCAGGTTGCAGAAGAGGACAAAGAAGAGAGTGAGGAAGAGCTTGTCTTTACAGAATGTAACAGTGAGGTTTCTGAGGATGTGTACacggaagaggaggaggaggacgaggacgaggaggaggaggacagcgaaggagaggaaagaacagGTGCGAACGCGGAAGGGATGAACGGAGCTGTGCATTCCGATAGTGTCCATTCTGACAACGCGAGGCCAAAGACGTTTAAAAGTCAAATCGAAAACATACATCTGACTAACggccacagtggaaggaacacGGAGTCCCCCCCGGCTGCCATTCACCCCTGCGGGAACCCCACAGTGATCGAGGATGctctggaaaagattaaaaacaacgACCCCGACACCACGGAAGTCAATCTGAACAACATCGAGAACATCACCTCGCAGACGCTCGCCCGCTTCGCCGAGGCCCTCAAGGCCAACACGGTGGTGAAGACCTTCAGCCTGGCCAACACGCGCGCCGACGACAGCGCGGCCACGGCCATCGCGGACATGCTCCGGGTCAACCGGCACATCACCAGCATCAACATCGAGTCCAACTTCATCACGGGCAAGGGCATCCTGGCCATCATGAGGGCGCTGCAGCACAACACCGTGCTCACCGAGCTGCGCTTCCACAACCAGAGGCACATCATGGGCAGCCAGGTGGAGATGGAGATCGTCAAGCTGCTGAGGGAGAACACCACGCTCCTGAGGCTGGGCTACCATTTCGAGCTGCCAGGACCAAGAATGAGCATGACCAGCCTCCTGACCAGAAACATGGATAAGCAGCGGCAGAAGCGGATGCAGGAGCAGAAACAGCAGGAGGGATACGACGGAGGAGCCAACCTTAGGACCAAAGTCTGGCAGAGAGGCACGCCAGGCTCTTCACCGTACGCGTCTCCCAAGCACTCCCCCTGGTCGTCCCCCAAACTCCCCAAGAAAGTCCAAACTGTGAGGAGCCGCCCTCCGTCTCcggcggccccgcccccgcctccgcctccgccccctccccctcccccacccccaccgccaccTCCCCTTGCTCCCCAAAGGCTGCCACCCCCGCCTCCGCCTCCCCCGCCTCCGGCCCCAGAGAAGAAGCTCATCACCCGCAACATTGCGGAAGTCATCAAACAGCAGGAGAGTGCCCAGCGGGCATTACAAAacggacagaaaaagaaaaaagggaaaaaggctAAGAAACAGCCAAACaatatcctaaaagaaattaaaaattcccTGAGGTCGGtgcaggagaagaaaatggaagacaGTTCGCGACCTTCTACCCCACAGAGATCAGCTCACGAGAATCTCATGGAAGCTATTCGGGGAAGCAGCATAAAACAGCTAAGGCGGGTAAGTAACCCAAAGGCAGATGGGGCGAGCACCTAGGGTAGGAGTCAGCCTCCACCGCACTCGGGTACCAAACCACCTCTCTAACACTTATCAGTATACGCCAGAGCAGGCTGCCAAATCTGGAGCATCAAGAGCAGCTCACTAGAGAGAGGACGTTTCTGTTTGAGAGATGCGCTTGGTCCACCTTCTTGGCATCTCATTCTTTTAAGGGCCAGGCTCATCTTAAGACATTTcaacctaaaaaagaaaaaaaaaaatcccaatttcCTTAATAAGAAATCAGGGTATATGTCTCCAAAACAGATTCATCACTTGACAAAAAGTTTACCACCGAGGTGCAAgtgattggacttccctgatggctcagaaggtaaagcgtctgcctgctatgcaggagatacgggttcgatccctgggtcagagagatcctctggagaaggaaatggcaacccactccagttttcttgcctggagaatcccatggatggaggagtctggtaggctacagtccacggggtcacaaagaatcagacacaactgagcaacattttccttttctttctttcttgcaaGTGACTTAACacttaatttataataaaaaatttgaaCATCACCCAGCAAaaatctgggtttcccaggtggcactaggggtaaagaacccacctgccaatgcaggagaggtaagagacctcttgggttcaatccctagggaagatcccctggcaaagggcatggcaacccactccagtatttttgcctggagaatccagtggacagaggagcctggcggaccacagtccatagagtcgcaaagagttggacacgactgaagcaatttagcacacacacacacagcaatctGAGTTCTTTCTGGAAAATACTGCTAAAGTCATACTCtacagatatttttttttccactttatcaTTTGCATTGTTTTTATTGAAAGAGAATCCCCTATTTTTGTAGGTGGAAGTTCCAGAAGCTCTGCGATAAAAGCCTGATTTTTAGAAGAGGATGCAGCATTATTCAGTTGGTATTagataaaatgtattttgagATGTTTCTAAAATACCTTCTTCAATTTGAGATGTTCTCCGACTTTAAAAATAGCCTCACCCATTAATTCCAAAGAGAATGTTAAGAAACTACCGGCATGTTTCTTctgtaaatatgaaaataaacttcTTTTTTATGTCATGAGATTTGTATTGACAAGAAGCAGTTTATTTAAACATGCTCTGGACGTGTTGGTAACTCTGAGCTGTAATGAGTTCATGAAATGTGCTATTATTTTTGTAATCCTAATAAATTTGGattgaagtttttttgtttttttttaagcaaactaATATTTTTTGTAAGTGGATAATCACATACACATCAGGTGTGTATGTAACTTTGctaaatattaaacatattacATTCTTACCCCCAAAAAGTTTTGGGTACTTAGCATTTGCCTTTGTTTTCTCATGTCTAAGAAAATCTGATTAGAGCTCTCTCTAAAGGTCTGGAATCAAGAACCCTTTTAAAGGTCTTTTTGGTAGTGAGATACTAATAAAAGCTTGGGAAAAGACCCAACTTAACCATTGTCATCCTAGAGGCATGAATATTGGACCCAGGATGTCAACTGATACTCCCCCATTCCCATAAGGCTGATAGACACCCAGAAGTCATTCAATCATTTATAATTAAAGTTAActgtttctggaaaaaaatggcAAATTAGAGAGTTTCTTGGTAGAGATGAAACAAGTGCTAAGGGAACACCTGGAAGATAGGCGCCCTGCATACCTGTCTTGAGGGTAATGCTAAAGAGTCTTGAGGGTAATGCTAAAGAGTCACCACTCAAGTCTCCTTTGAGCTCACCCTGTGATAAGCTTTAGTTTAGTGCAGCGGTCCCCagcctttctggcaccagggactgatttcatgtaagacaatttttccatggaagggggtgggggaggggaagataTTCTCCAGATGATTCAAGAACATTACATGTattatgtactttatttctattgttattacatcagctccacctcagatcatcaggcattctatcctggaggttggggaccctgaGTTTAGTGCATCTGTGTGCTCTGCCTTCGTAGTGGTGATGTCAGCGTCCACTACACACATGCACGGACAACGGTGCATGCATTTGCAATCATCCTACCCCATCTCTCTTTCATTCAAGAAAGATCTGGATTTTCAGATAAGAGGAAGATCTGTCAGAGATTACCTTCATTCCACCTGGTGCTGCACTCCAGCTTATGAAAACTACAAATCTCCTCTAAAGTCCTTCGTATTATCTTTGATTAGCAATGTTTCCTTTGTGTCCTACAGAGAATGATAGAGATCCTGGTGAGCTCTTGGGTCACCAGGGTCTTTAATAATTATTTCCTGACTTTGTGTGGGGAGTGACTGACATTTTCTGAACTAAGTTGTATACTTTTCACAACATTAAAAGGTGCTCTTTCCATTTAATCCACTAGGAAAACCAGGTTCAGAGGGGCTGGGGATGCATGGGAGACTGTTTCAGAAGTCCATGCATGCTCCTTCTGCATCCCTGCATGTCTCTGCTTCCATCTGGACTCAGAGTCCTAAGGCTCCCTGTGCTTAGAAGGACAATGGGAATGTCAGTTTCCTTTAGCAGTGACTTCAGTATTTTACCCCTTTTCATGAATGTTCACAATCATGCTTATTTACTAttgtgcaaaagaaaaaaagctaaaatatagatttttaaaaggcaagcatgggtgtgtgtgtgtgtgtgtagtcaatTAGCACAAAAAGCCAAGACTGACCTTCCTTTCCCCTGACCTCTGTGTGTGCATGAGAACAGGGCTCTTCTGAATGTGAAGAGCTTTCAGCTCCACCATGATGAAGCAAAGGAGTAAATGGTTGCTGATAAATAGATCCTTTGATAAAACCATGTATAAATCCCAGAAAAAAGGGGGTGTGCAGAGGTATGAGGAAGAGGCTAGCTCCTGGGCTGCCAAGAGATGCTAGGCTGTGGGGACTGGCTAGGCCTTCTCACCAGACAAGAGTGTTTGGGAGACAAATATCTCCTCCTTCAGATTTTGGCCTTGCTGGAAATTTTTGGGCTTCGAGAGAGAGGAGCATCCACTGACAAGGCActtaacaaaatggaaataagcaTCCAGATCCCCATACTCAACCTTCAAAACATTGTAAAGCCCCTAATAAGACAAGTATGATATAGTTGGACACTAAGTTGGCATATTTTTCGTTCAAGGAAAGCATTTTTAGAATGTGATTTCAGAAGACAGCACTAGAGCCAGGCAAAGTGTCATGACTCTTCAGCCCAGAACAGGAATCCCAAGTTCATCATTCCTGCAAACTCACAGACCTGGTATGAAAGCTAGCTAGTTCATTCCCTATAAAGAGCGTTCAGCTCACTGGGAGAGGGGCTGTCCAAGACCAGATGAAGTGTTTAGACCATGATTTATATCTGCACATTAATCTCTTAAAGTACACCTCATCCTGGTTGAAACAGGGCCAAAATGCTGAGTCTCACTCTGCGTCTGGAGCCCTGCTGCCACAGGTATTCAATAACTCAGTGTCAGCAGGATCGTGATTTAATACCTGCCCTGATGCAGTTGCTCCAAGTGAGggagttcagttaagttgctcagtcgtgtccgactctttgcgaccccatgaatcacagcatgccaggcctccctgtccatcaccaactcccggagttcactcagactcacgtccatcgagtcagtgatgccatccagccatctcatcctctgtcgtccccttctcctcctgcccccaatccctcccagcatcagagtcttttccaaggagtcaactcttcgcatgcaaagtgagggagaggaagaggtaaAAAGAGACTGCAGTGCGTGTATTGAGAGGCACCATAGACAGGGGTAAATCGATATGTTCTTGAAAAGACCTCTTTACTTCTTTTTGTGAGAAGTTCACActgtcttttctttgtttctctgaggTTTGGAAGGTGGGGTTTTGTTTTCATCAGTCATCAAATAGTAGATGTAAAAGTCAAAGACCTGACCTAAGAATTACAAAACTCAGAAATATTGCATTGATACTGAGGCACTGAACTTTCACAATTGTTCTCTGAGTGCCTGCCACATTCCAAATACTTCTGGACACTGAGGATGTGCAGTGAACAAAGGAGATAAAACTGCCTGTCTTCATGTCACTTACAAGTCTGGGGGAGGAAACTGACACCATtccttcaggcactgtgtctatcaggtGCCTCCTGTGGATGAGGCTCTCTGCTTGATGCTGGGGAGACCAAGTTGAATTAGAAAGTGTCTTTCACTTCCAATCAGGATCCTTGTTCCTTCCAGAGTTTGCAGGAGGTATAGAGTCCTTTGTGAGCACTGAGGAAGCCTAATCTTCTAAAACTGGTGTTAGCAAATCTCTATAAAGGGCcagagatatttaaaatattgtataacatatttaaatattttagactctgtgggccacttggtctctgtcacaactactcaacccTGCCATTATGGGGTGAAAACAGCTACAGATAATATGCAAGTGAATGAGCATGTCTCTGTTCTAATACAACTTATTTGTTGACACAAGAATtcaaatttcatgtaattttcatgtGCTGTTCATATTCTTCTTTTGATCATTTtttcaaccattaaaaaatgttaaaactctCTTTAGTCTGCAGACTGGACAGTAGAAGAATTGGATGGGTTTGACTTGTGAGCCAGCCACTGTTTACCACAGACCCTTGACCATAAGCAGATAAGGGGTCAAGAAAAGCTTCTCAAGGAAGGTGACActtgttttagaattttaaagaatGGAGAAGACACCAGGCTGAAAAAGGAATCAAATGGTAGGGGTGATGAATGAGGAAAGACATTTAAGCTTGAGAGAACAGGGTcttacagaaaatagaaaatcataGGGTTAATGTCATTCTATAAAAAGCAAGAATTTGGTGAAGAGTTAATATTTCAGTCTTTCTTCTAGTATTGATAGGTTTTGTGGATTAAGAATAGTACTAGTAAATAGTTTCTGTATGGTCTTTGACAAAAGTAGTATATGATCATTAAGACAAATTAGAATATACAGATAAGGCAAAAAACATACAAATCTCCACAATCTCACCCATGCAGAATTGCTGACAACCCTTTAGTGTATTCTTTTAGACCCTTCTTACTGCATATTTAAACACACATATAACTTACATACCGTCACATAAcctactgtattttatttaagcAATTTTAATAACTTGGATATTTAGGTTATTTTGATTAGACTGCTTATTTGGAATTTGGTTTGTTCCAACTTATCTTTTTGAGTCATTCTAacatttaacttttctgaaaaGCCCCTAGAAGAAACGACTGactgaaaaaaatcacagctGAGAAGCCATCCCCCAGTTAGACAGGGTTTGTGAATACACCATCATTATGGTGCACCAAAACTGGAAATTAGGTTTTGACCAAACTGTCATGTTTACCAGCTTTCTCTCAGTCAAATCATATGCCTACTGAACCACAGAGGCATGGCTTGGTAAGACAAATTCCCAAAAGTCCATAAAATTATCTATGTCTGAATAAAAAGGCTGGAAGGGTCCAAGAGCCACAATAGTCTGCCCTGAACAACTCAGTGTAAGCTAAAGAATGGGGATTCATTCTGAGGGTCATGGCAAGCATCAAAGAATTTCAAAAAGCATGACATGATGTTTATACAGCTTTGCAAAAATATGGCTTTGGCCTGatacaaagagctaactcattggaaaagaccctgatgctaggaaagattgagggcaggagatgggggaaatagaggataagatggttggatggcatcattgactcaatggacatgagtttgaacaaggagacagtgaagacagggaagcctagcatggcagtccatggggttgcaaagagtcgaatgtaactgagcaactgaacaacagcgacTGAGAGAAAAACGGACTCAGTGAGGCCCAGGCTGGTGGCAAGAAGACCAGTAAGGAGACCACTGCAATGACCTAGAAATGAAGACATGCAGACAGACTGTGAACACTGTGTAGGTGTGAAGACGTCAGAACAGATAAAGCAGAGACTGAGAAAGCACGTGCTCCACAGATAAAGCAGAGACTGAGAAAGCGCATGCTCCACAGAATTTAGTGACTGATTAGATGAAGGGAGGCAGGGGGCAACAGAAGAGAGGCGTCCAGGTTGACATGTCCAGGCTGGGCCGTTTGGGTGGATAGTCGTGCGACAAAATGGGAGAACAGGATACAGCAAGTATTGGAGGAAGAAGATACGTTCAGTTTTAAATAGTGTTGTGTCTGAGGTACCTGTCCATTTGAAAGTAGTGATCATGGGGAAGGTAGGTTTGTGCTGGAAATAAGGATTTGTGGGGTTGAGTATGAGTAGCA contains:
- the LMOD2 gene encoding leiomodin-2, with protein sequence MSTFGYRRGLSKYESIDEDELLASLSAEELKELERELDDIEPDHSLPVGMRQKSLTEKTPTGTFSREALMAYWEKESQKLLEKERLGECGKVAEEDKEESEEELVFTECNSEVSEDVYTEEEEEDEDEEEEDSEGEERTGANAEGMNGAVHSDSVHSDNARPKTFKSQIENIHLTNGHSGRNTESPPAAIHPCGNPTVIEDALEKIKNNDPDTTEVNLNNIENITSQTLARFAEALKANTVVKTFSLANTRADDSAATAIADMLRVNRHITSINIESNFITGKGILAIMRALQHNTVLTELRFHNQRHIMGSQVEMEIVKLLRENTTLLRLGYHFELPGPRMSMTSLLTRNMDKQRQKRMQEQKQQEGYDGGANLRTKVWQRGTPGSSPYASPKHSPWSSPKLPKKVQTVRSRPPSPAAPPPPPPPPPPPPPPPPPPPLAPQRLPPPPPPPPPPAPEKKLITRNIAEVIKQQESAQRALQNGQKKKKGKKAKKQPNNILKEIKNSLRSVQEKKMEDSSRPSTPQRSAHENLMEAIRGSSIKQLRRVEVPEALR